The Helianthus annuus cultivar XRQ/B chromosome 16, HanXRQr2.0-SUNRISE, whole genome shotgun sequence genome includes a window with the following:
- the LOC110915498 gene encoding cysteine protease XCP1, protein MAFLIPSKTTSMFFVFLSVLACSALAHEFSILGYAPEDLTSIHKVIHLFESWVVKHNKLYESLDEKLHRFEIFMDNLKHIDETNKKVSNYWLGLNEFADMSHQEFKDKFLGLKGELPERKDESAEEFSYRDFVDLPKSVDWRKKGAVVPVKNQGQCGSCWAFSTVAAVEGINQIVTGNLTELSEQELIDCDTSFNNGCNGGLMDYAFAYIMRNGGLRKEEEYPYIMSEGTCDDKKDVSEKVTISGYHDVPRNNEDSFLKALANQPISVAIEASGRDFQFYSGGVFDGHCGTELDHGVAAVGYGSTKGLDYIIVRNSWGPKWGEKGYIRMRRNTGKPHGMCGLYMMASYPTKQK, encoded by the exons ATGGCATTCCTCATTCCTTCCAAAACAACCTCCATGTTCTTTGTATTCTTGTCGGTTTTGGCATGTTCGGCTTTAGCCCACGAGTTTTCAATCCTAGGGTACGCCCCCGAAGATCTAACCTCGATTCATAAGGTGATTCACCTATTTGAATCATGGGTGGTTAAACACAACAAACTCTATGAAAGTCTAGATGAGAAACTACATAGATTCGAGATCTTTATGGACAACTTGAAGCATATCGACGAGACCAACAAGAAAGTTAGCAACTATTGGCTTGGACTTAACGAGTTTGCTGATATGAGTCACCAAGAGTTCAAGGACAAGTTCTTGGGGCTCAAAGGTGAATTGCCCGAGAGGAAAGACGAATCTGCTGAAGAATTTAGTTATAGAGATTTTGTTGATTTGCCTAAATCGGTTGATTGGAGAAAGAAAGGAGCTGTTGTTCCGGTCAAGAACCAAGGACAATGTG GTAGTTGTTGGGCATTCTCAACCGTCGCTGCGGTTGAAGGTATAAACCAAATTGTAACGGGAAATCTAACTGAGTTGTCAGAACAAGAACTAATTGATTGTGACACGAGCTTCAACAATGGTTGCAATGGAGGTCTAATGGATTACGCGTTTGCATACATCATGAGAAATGGTGGACTTCGTAAAGAAGAAGAGTATCCTTATATCATGAGTGAAGGCACATGTGATGACAAGAAG GATGTATCGGAAAAGGTGACGATAAGTGGATATCATGATGTACCAAGGAACAATGAAGATAGTTTCTTGAAGGCACTTGCAAACCAACCCATTAGCGTTGCCATTGAAGCCTCGGGTCGTGATTTCCAGTTCTACAGCGGG GGTGTTTTTGATGGGCATTGTGGGACCGAGTTGGATCATGGAGTTGCAGCCGTCGGATACGGATCAACCAAGGGTCTAGATTATATAATAGTGAGGAACTCTTGGGGACCAAAATGGGGAGAGAAAGGATACATAAGGATGAGGAGAAATACAGGGAAACCCCATGGGATGTGTGGCCTTTACATGATGGCTTCTTACCCTaccaaacaaaaataa